GGAGAGCGGACGACCCGCAGGTGCTGGCTGCTGCACAGCTGTGCGAACTGCGTCGCACGCGCTTCTAATGCCTCGCGGGTGGGGGCAAAAACAGCGAAGGTGACCGTCGCATGAACGAGCGGCATGCCGCGCTGCAGTTTGTGTTCCAGCAGTCGGCCGCGATCACCTGCCCATTCGAGCGTGAGGGGGAGATCACCTGTGCCCTCGACATACTCACGTTGTTGATCCTTCAGTGCCTTGCGGCTGCGCTCCAGCCCCGCGGCTGCCGTATGCGGCGCTTCGACATCCAGGTGGATGCTGTATTCGATCGGATCGTGTACGTCATCCAGGCGGTACAGCCACTCTTGCCCAACGTCCGAGACCTCTTCTGGTACGTCGACCAGGAAGTAAAACGCCTGCCAACTGCTCTTCTCCCCATCATCCTGATGGTGGACGACCAGCGTCTTCATCCGCTCTTCCACCACGGAATCCCCGGAGATGAGGATGGGTAGGGAGGTACGGGGACGGATTAGGACGCGTTCGCCGCGCACCGCAATCTGATAGCTTGGATCCAGCCCCAATCGCGGCGTCGATTCGCCGGGTAGCCCCCGGTGAAAGGAATGGCGGAGCAGCCATTCCAGATCCGAACTCTGCAGACGCTCAGCGCCCAGTGCCGTACGGACGGATTGTGCTATAAGTGCCTCTGCGCCAAGGGCGTCCTCCAATACCCGGCGGTCCACCTCGCCGGATGGTGTGGCGAGGAACTGTTGTTCGAGAGCGCGCCCAAACCCCGTCACCCAGTCACGAATCGACATCAGGGTTTGACCGGGACCGGTGAGGCGGATGTCCGGCGGTGTAAAGCGAGAGCGGGGTAACTTCACGAGGAGAAAGAGTGAACGTCGCCAGGGATGGGTGTCTGCGACCTTTTGAATGACCGCATCTCGATACCGCTCAAACTCTTTACCTTGCGCCCCTTCCTTTGCAAAGAACCCCGTGGGGCGAATCTCGTCGGTCAGGGACAGGAGATGGCAGGCCCCGCGATACGTGTGCAGAAATTCGCGAAGACCATCGACGATCGCCCGCTTCTTGGCGGTGGATTGAAACGCGTAGGGCTGCTGAGGAATCCGGTACGCCGCCCATGTCTGAAGCCGCGCGTCGAAGACCACATTTTGCTCATAGTAGAGGACGGGACATCTCATCCGTCACCGCTCCTTTTATGCAGATGCGCGGCCGCGTCCGATGCGTGTAGGGTGATGTCTGCTGGTGCCGTCATGGTCCACATCCACCAACCTCGTCTATGCTTGGAGCGGATGTCGTCTACGTTCGTGTGGACATGGGCGGGTAGAGGGACGAGGGAGAAACGGTGTGTGCGTTCGTGCCAGTGCAGTTTCGACGGTGGGTATACACGAAGCACGGAACCCGGCTCCAGTGTGCCGTCAAGGGATTCGGTCATGAAGAATTTGATCCGAATTCCCGTCGCGACATCGACCACGTGGTACCTGCGTACTGTGAGGGGCCAGTGAACCATCCGCCTGGTGTGCGGTGGGGAGATACGCTCGAATCGGCGAAAGTATTTCTTGTTCAACAGATACCGAAGGATGTCTCGGAGGTAGGCAGAGGTTGATTTGCCGGCAGGGTCTAATTTGTGGAGGATGTAAGCGAGTCCTGCCGGACCGAGGCTAAGCGTGAGCGCCGGACCGAAGGGGGAGAACCAGGCTAGGATCGGGATCACGTGGTAGAACACCCAAAAAAGGAGAAAGGCCTGCAGCCAGAGCAGGATGAGATCGCGGTCAATCGGCATCCAAAGTCGAATGTCCCCAATCTGGTAGAGGACCGTCTTGACTCGAAAAAGAGAGCGATAGGCGGTGTATCGCGTCTCAAGAGCGCCCGCCTTTTCCACGGTGTATCACACTCCTTTCTCGATAGGCTCGATTAGCTGCCCACGTTGATGCCGAGCTTTTGTAACAGGTATGTCGCGAGAAACTCGGCGATTTTCGGGAAGAACACGAAAATGGCGAGAATGCACGAGAGGATGATGTGCGACCATAGGTGATTGTGCTCGCCCCTGGCGTACAGTTTCACGCCGCGATAGACCGCGATGCAGAGGAAGACCGCTTGAAGCACATGTTCCGCCCAATTGATCCCCGTGGTGATAAAGTCCACGAAACTCACCTCCTTGTCCTACTTCCAAGTAGCTGTCCACAAATGGGCAGGTACGTCCTATCCGTCAGTGCATACGCCAACGAGGGGTTTCAATCGGTTGAGAACGCCTGCGGTGAGGTTGCTTCACTCTTGAAATTTCTGATAACGGTTTCTGCGGGATTCAGGGCGCAAGCGAGGAGATAAACCACTTGCCGCTGTTCTGGATCATGCTCAGGGCGTACGTCTGTGAGATCTCCACCTTTGCGGCCGGGTCCAACACTTCGATGCTGACGATCGCGGTATACGGGCCGTGGCCAAGCACCTGCAGGTCCGTGAGTGACTTCCATGTGAAGAGGCCACCCAAGGGTTCGATGTTTGTGCCGGGTGCGACGAAATTCGTGAGATCTGCAGACGTTTGGCCAGACAGATACGCCTGCAGAAAAGAGACGACGACAGGGCGAAGTGCGGCCGACACGGCATCCGGTGCGGAAGACGCAGTTGGTGCTGTGTTGATCGCGCCCGCGTGGGACACGGGTTTTACAATCGGGGGATTGATGACGGCCGGATGCCCGGCAGTGTCAAAACTGACGGGTACGGTGAGGTGGATGAGCGGGTGCAGGTTGGTTTCGGCGTAGACGTCGACGAGAAATTCCTTCGGGCCGCGCCTGGTCAGTCGAATTGGAAACACGGCTTCCACTACTTGCGTTGTCTTTCCTTGGGACACCGGCCCCGGAAAACTACTGCCAAGCACGGAGGAGGCGACAAAAGGCTGCATTTGCGATTGCCACTCTTGGGCTGTTTCGCCAACAGGCCACGTCAGCCAGGCGCGGGTAAATGCAGCGGCGAATTCCGATGCGCTCTGATCCTGCAACACAGTGGATTCACGAAGTCCTGGACGGCTCGGTTTCGGGTGAACGGGATGGGTCAGAAAGCCGATAGAACCCATGGTCGACACGATCAGCATGGGCCAGAGGAGCGCGCGGGTCAGGAGGATGCGTGCCTGGATCATCGTTCCGTGCCGCCTTTTACTCGGTTTGGAAACGGTCGCTCACGTATCTGTTTGCCGAGTGGGACCGGACCATCTTGGTTTCCTTTCAGCCGCGGAAAATCACGCCATGCAACCAGTCCGTCTTCTATCCCGCTCCAGACCGGTGCGAACACGCCATGTCGTTCAAGGTCGGCTTCAGTGGCCGTCCACATCGTGGGGATCGGTTGGTGACGGAGCGCGTCCGAGCGCAGGTCTTCCCAAAGTTCAAGAATGCGTGAGGAGCGGTGTTCATCTCTCGTCACAAACAGCACATTGGCCAGCGTCATGTCCGTCCAAAACTTGGCGAGGACATCGGTGTATTGCCAAAGCTTGTGGTGTAGAACCCAGATATGCTCGCTCCCCGTGTCGTACTCGACGTGGAACACAAGCTCGCCGCCCTCCGCGAAACGGTAGGTGCCAAGGCCATCTGGACGCAAGGGAATGCTGCGTTTCCCTTTCGAGTCCACGAGCGCGTATCGTTCACCCGCGTCGCGCATGCCAATCCATTCAATGAGCCCTTCCCGCATGGGTCGAGAGAGGCTTTCGCGAATGAGAGCGGCAAAGAAACGATGGACGCCGTAGAGGTGGGGAACCTGACCTGCTAGGACGCCCTTTTGCCGAAGCAGCCCGGCGTGATACTCCTTGGTCAGCCCGAAGGCTACCTCGATCCCGTCCTTCGTCAGGACCCACCCCCTGGCATTGCGACGGATGAAGTCAAGCGATAGGGATTCCATCCAGCCTTTGGCACGAAGAGATTGAAATGCCTTGTAGAGGGTATCGGTTTCGTAGTTTAGGAGCAGACTGATTTGTTCTGTCGTCAGCATACTGTAACGATACAGTGAGATGAGGATCTCGCTTTCAATGTGGCGAGGTACGTGCATATGAGGACTCCTCCTTTCTCTCGGGGGGCGGATGTGGAACTATGTCCCGCTTCAGCGATCCCGGCGAGCCGCGCCGGACGCGGGATCTGAGGCGCGCAACGGGAGTGACGGTGGGACGCAACCTTGTGCGAAACCCTGTTCGAAACGGTGTGCGTAACCCTGTGCGACGCCTGGAAGGCTTCAGATGCGGTAATCGAAGGGATCCTCCTGAAACGACGCCCTGCCCACCTTCACCTGTCCGGGTTTCGAGACAGCGGGTGACCCACCGTACATGGCCTCGATTTCCCGATCCACGTCCTCGGCGAGGCGGCCGTCGACGCGATCGGAGCGCTCAAGGATTTGTCGCGCCCAATCGGGGTGACCGCTTTGAGCCAAAGGATTCTTCAGGGTAAAGAGCTCCGTGACGCCGCCGTCAAGTTTCGCGCGCACGAGTGCGTTCAGTTCGGGTAGGGTCATCAGCTCGCGGGACGTCACATCGGGCTTCAGCCAGCGCGTTAAACGGTCCGCATCCGGACCGCCGAGTTGCAGCAGCATGAGCGTACCGACATTACCCAGGATCCCGGCCAACACGGGATCGGGCAGTTGGTCGAGGTACTGCGTAGCAAGAAACAGGGAGAGGCCGAATTTGCGGTCTTCAGCGAGAATCTTCTGTAGCACATTGACCGCGTACAAATGACTCTCATCGCCGAAAAACACGTGTAGCCGCGAACGGTGTTCTGGTCGGCGCTTGCAGGTGAAGTGGAGGTCAATCAGGTAGAGTCCGGCGATGATTTTGACGGCGTCCGCAGTGCAACCGGATCCATCGATGAGCACGATGTGTCCTTCGTCCATCACGGTACGCGTGTCGATGGCACTCTTTGTCTGGCCGAGGATACGCCGGAGGGATGGGTAGGTGGTCAGTGCACCGAGCTTGTTCCAGATGGGCCCTAGGTGGTCAGCGATGTTTCGGATTTCTGCAAATTCGCCTGTCCAGAACTGCTGCAAATGCGGTGGGAGTTTGGGCAACAGTTTCTTACGGAACCGTTCGTTTGCAAACAGGTACGAAATCCCGAGCACCGTTTGTGGCGGGTTTTGCAGCAGGGACAGGACGTTGTTTCGCAAGTAGTGCTCGGAACGTGGCCGGGACCCTGGCCACAGTTCCTGCAGCGTGTTGATGAATTCCCCGGTAATCGCTTCGGCATCCGTTTGGTGGTCCATCCGAAACAAGTTGAGACCGCGCGGATAATCGGTTGGACCGAGCGGGATTACGTGCACCTTCTCGTGCAGGCTTGGCGGAATGTGGGCGAGCAGGCGCTCGACCGCGCCGCCGTGTGGGTCAAAAAACGTGAAACCGGACGCGGTGTCAGGGCGCTTCTGCATCTCGTCGATGAGCCCAAGCATGATCTGCAAAAGGGCGGTCGTTTTCCCAGAGCCAGTTGCCCCGGCGAGGAACGTATGCTTCGCGGCTTGGTTCAGCGGAATGCGAATCTCCTCATCTTCCGAGCCTGGGAAGTTGGACCACCCGAGTCGAATCCCATCCCGGGATGAGGCCGGCGGTGGGAGGATGAGTCCGGTCGTTGCCACCACATGACGGAAGCAGGGCTGCCCGCTGTCCGGCAGATGAACGAGGGAGCAGAGTTCCCCGGACGTCCACCACATGGGACGGGTTGGCGTCCCGCGCTCGATTGCCTTCGCAAGTCTGCGCTTGGAAATATGGATTGGGGTGAGCCACCCCTGCTTACGGAGTTGACCCATGGCGGCAAGGACCGCCGGAAGGTGCGCTCTCGCTACGGTGGAACCGTCTGCGAATAAACGGACAGATACCTGAAACGGGCGCTGATTGGGGGCAAGTCGGGATCGAATGGACTGTTTGTGTTCATGGTCTCGTTCACCTAGGGTTTGCATTGGTGAGTTTGGGGGTGCCTGTTTGCCGAATACCCCGGCCAAAATCTCGGCTGGTGAGAAATACTCAGACCTCTTCCTTTCTCCAGACACACGGGATTTTTGCAGGAGCGTACGCCGGAACCGTGCATCCCGGAGTGGCTTCATCCAGACCTCGAACACCCATCGACTGTGATGATCCGATCCGATGGTGGTGAGGATTCCGCTGAGAGGGTCATCCATGTTGCTAACGTGTTCTGGGGCAAGTGGCAGCCACGGTTCGAGTCCGTGTCCCCCTTTGCGCATCGAGAGGGCAACGGTTGGGCGGGTGGTCGAAAGATGGGCAGTGGGCGCATCGGCTGCCGGGATTAGGTGGACATTCGGATACGTCGAAGCAAAGGCAGAACGAAACGCAGGGGCACGGTCTCTCGCGACCCCAAAATAGAGACGGACGTTCGTTTGCTTGACTTCTTTCACCGCCAGGAACCGGATTGGGAGTGCCGTTCGCCATCCCCATTTATGTCGGTGCCAACCGAGGGTAGCTAAGGACTGTACCAACGTGTACGCCTGTGTCGGTGTGAAAGAACAGTCCGTCGGGAGGGCGACTCGGAAGTAGGTGAGGGAATGGCGCGGTGGACGCTTGCATGTTGGTTGTGGAAGGTCGTTGTTCATTCGGTACGTACCTCGTCGCCGAGTGTGTAATTTCGAATGAGGAGTTCGCCGGACTTTTTTCCGGTTTTCTGTCGGCTGATGGAGTAGTGAACGTCGATGGATTCCATGTGAAAGTCGATGTACCATGCTCGGACATCCGGATGGTCGTTGATGCTAAGCAGCCACTTGCCTTCGATAGAGGCGAGCGTATCTCGCAGCTTCAGGTGATC
The Alicyclobacillus curvatus genome window above contains:
- a CDS encoding conjugal transfer protein codes for the protein MLIVSTMGSIGFLTHPVHPKPSRPGLRESTVLQDQSASEFAAAFTRAWLTWPVGETAQEWQSQMQPFVASSVLGSSFPGPVSQGKTTQVVEAVFPIRLTRRGPKEFLVDVYAETNLHPLIHLTVPVSFDTAGHPAVINPPIVKPVSHAGAINTAPTASSAPDAVSAALRPVVVSFLQAYLSGQTSADLTNFVAPGTNIEPLGGLFTWKSLTDLQVLGHGPYTAIVSIEVLDPAAKVEISQTYALSMIQNSGKWFISSLAP
- a CDS encoding replication-relaxation family protein, whose translation is MHVPRHIESEILISLYRYSMLTTEQISLLLNYETDTLYKAFQSLRAKGWMESLSLDFIRRNARGWVLTKDGIEVAFGLTKEYHAGLLRQKGVLAGQVPHLYGVHRFFAALIRESLSRPMREGLIEWIGMRDAGERYALVDSKGKRSIPLRPDGLGTYRFAEGGELVFHVEYDTGSEHIWVLHHKLWQYTDVLAKFWTDMTLANVLFVTRDEHRSSRILELWEDLRSDALRHQPIPTMWTATEADLERHGVFAPVWSGIEDGLVAWRDFPRLKGNQDGPVPLGKQIRERPFPNRVKGGTER
- a CDS encoding ATP-binding protein is translated as MRKGGHGLEPWLPLAPEHVSNMDDPLSGILTTIGSDHHSRWVFEVWMKPLRDARFRRTLLQKSRVSGERKRSEYFSPAEILAGVFGKQAPPNSPMQTLGERDHEHKQSIRSRLAPNQRPFQVSVRLFADGSTVARAHLPAVLAAMGQLRKQGWLTPIHISKRRLAKAIERGTPTRPMWWTSGELCSLVHLPDSGQPCFRHVVATTGLILPPPASSRDGIRLGWSNFPGSEDEEIRIPLNQAAKHTFLAGATGSGKTTALLQIMLGLIDEMQKRPDTASGFTFFDPHGGAVERLLAHIPPSLHEKVHVIPLGPTDYPRGLNLFRMDHQTDAEAITGEFINTLQELWPGSRPRSEHYLRNNVLSLLQNPPQTVLGISYLFANERFRKKLLPKLPPHLQQFWTGEFAEIRNIADHLGPIWNKLGALTTYPSLRRILGQTKSAIDTRTVMDEGHIVLIDGSGCTADAVKIIAGLYLIDLHFTCKRRPEHRSRLHVFFGDESHLYAVNVLQKILAEDRKFGLSLFLATQYLDQLPDPVLAGILGNVGTLMLLQLGGPDADRLTRWLKPDVTSRELMTLPELNALVRAKLDGGVTELFTLKNPLAQSGHPDWARQILERSDRVDGRLAEDVDREIEAMYGGSPAVSKPGQVKVGRASFQEDPFDYRI